The stretch of DNA TACAGTGAATGTGCCGAGCTCTTTGATAAGGCTTTAACCTATGTATGCACAGAATTGGCTAAAATGATAGTAATGGACGGAGAAGGTAGCACCAAGCTTATGGAAGTTTGTGTAAAGGGATGTGCTTCAAAGGAAGATGCAGTAAAAGCATCAAAATCTATCGTTAGGTCTTTGCTTGTAAAAACTGCACTTTATGGAGGTGACCCTAACTGGGGAAGAATCACGGCTGCAGTTGGATACAGTGGCGTAGAGATGGATATGGATAAAATGGATGTGTTAATCTCTAATTTTGATAAAGAGACCTATCTTGTTAAAGATGGTATCCCTATTGCCGACGAAGGAACAAAAGAGTTAGAACTCGCAGAGGAGATTATGCAAAATGATAAAATAAAAATAGTTGTTGATTTAAAACTTGGAAATTACGAAAATACATCTTATGGTTGTGATTTAGGACATGATTATGTAAAATTGAATTCAGAATACACCACATAATTCTTTATGTAATTCTTTATTTTATTTAGTTTATTATTTTATGGTTTAATTCATAAATTTAATTATGTATTTTTTACATTTTTTTAATTATTACTTTTCTTTCTTTACATTTATGAAATTACATATTTAAAATTATATCAATTAACTTTTTTAATAACGTATTACTATCTTATTTTAAAATAATTGACTATGGTGAATTTATGATAATTTTTGGATTACTTGGTAAAACAGGATGCGGAAAAACGGAAATTTTGCAAAAGTTAAAGCAATATCATCCTGTTGTAGATATTGAAGAGTGTGGAAATACAAGGGGAAGCGTATTAGGTGATTTATACCATCTAAAACAGCACTCCCAGGAAAAATTTGAAAAACTATTAAAGAAACAGCATAAAAAAGCGGAAAAAAAGGGCTACTGTATCGTAGAATTTGAAGGGAGAAAAATAGGAGGAACTGAAAAATTAAGTGTTCCTGAACCATATTCCGACCTGAAAAATTATAATTACAATATATTGATAGAATGCCCCTATGAATGCCAAATACAGCGACTTTTAACATATTATGTTCCAAAAAACAGTGAAGAAAAGGAAATACTCATTTCAAAGTTTAAAATGCTTAAAACAATATTTAAAAAACCTGAAAGAGTGAAAATCATAGGCGATATAATAAAATTAATTGAAGAGGACGATTATTATAATGCTGCAATCCTTATTGAGGAAAAATTATACCGAGAATCTTATATGCGTTCTATAAAAAAGGTTAAACCTGATTTAGTAGTTTATAATGAAGACCTTGATAAATCCGTTGAAATAATAAACGATTTTATAAATAAGAAATTAAAGGAGAACAATATTATCAAATAAATTTAAATATATAATAAAAGGGATATAATGGATGAAGAAATACTTTCAAGACTATTAACATTTAAAAATAATGTAATATTGGCAATACGATTAAAAGATGGAAAAAAAATGATAACCGATGGAAAAAAAATACTCGCTGGAAAAATAAGTGGTGAGCTCGCATCATTTATTTTGAATTATTCAAAAGATATTGAAGCACCAACTGTTGTAGAACATGAAGATGAGCTCCTATATTTTGAACCTATCGATATTAAAAAATATTTGAATTCCATAGGAAAAGAGCTTATAGATGAACTTATAACAATTTCAGAACTTGAAGAGATGGATAAAGATAATATTATAATTGTAGATGCAAGAGCTCCGAGGGAGTATGCCCAACAAACAATACCAAATGCTATAAATATCCCCTTATTTTTAGACGATGAACACGAATTAATAGGAAAAACTTACAAAAAAGAAGGAAAAGATAAAGCCATAAAACTTGCATCGGATATTATTGGAGAAGGAATAAAAAGAATAACTAAAACAGCAGTTAATCTTGATAGGAACAAGACAATTGTTGTATTCTGTGCAAGGGGCGGTATGAGAAGTCAAGCCATTGCCACAATCTTAAAATTAATGGGTTTTAAAGTAAAAAGATTGATTGGTGGATTTAAAAGTTATAGGGCAAATAAATAAAAATATGACATTACCTAATTTTTTAATTTTATCAAAAGGTATTGCCCCTTCTCGTATGAGCTCTATATTATCATTTAATATCTTAATTATTGTAGATGGGGTTTTATATTTACATACGCCAGTATCAATTATTAAATCCACATTTTTCCTTAATTCATCACTTATCTCCTTAACAGAGGTTGGTGGTTTTTCTCCACTTAAATTTGCACTGGTTGCAGTTAATGGAACTATCGACAATTCCCTAATTATTTCGCTATCTGGAATCCTTATTCCAATATAATCCTTTGAAACGATATTTGGTATTGTATCCTTTTTCTTTAATATTATAGTCAGAGCTCCGGGTAAAAATTTATCGATTATTTTTTTGGAGATTTCATTTACATAGGCATATTTTTCAATATCTTCCTTATCCTTTAAAAATATTGAAATTGGTTTATTTAAATCCCTTTTTTTCAGTTTATAAACCTTTTTAACTGCATTTTCGTCCAGTACATTTGCACACAGTCCGTAAAGAGTATCTGTTCCGCAAATAATTATTTTTCCTTCCAATATCATTTTTTTAATTTTCTCTATCTCTTTTTTTGTTTTTTCATTTTCCATATTATTTTCTTTCAATTCATTTAATTCATTTAATTTTAGTATCTTCATAACATCACTTGATTACGGCGTCTTTTAAAGCATCACTACAAGCACAGGTTTTTTCATAATTGCAGTGCATAATATCCTCAACTATTTTTAAAATTTTCTCTTCCATTTCCTTTATTGTATCAAAAACCTCACTAACTGTTAGTTTGTGCTTGGATATGCCTGTGCAGTAATTCGATACTGAACATAATGAGGCATAACACATTCCGAGCTCCCTTGCAAGAATAACCTCTGGGTATCCCGTCATCCCAACAACATCTCCAACAGTTTTATAAAAGTTTATTTCTGCCTTTGTTTCAAACCTCGGTCCTTCTGTGCATACATAAACTCCTTCACTGTATTCATAGCTTCTTTTGTTTAGTACATCTTTTAAAATATAAGTCATTTCTGGACAATAAGGTTCTGAAACATCTATATGAACCACCACGCCATCCTCTCCGTCGTAAAATGTGCATTCCCTCATCTTTGTAAATTCTATAAAATCGTTTGGAACAAAAAATGTTCCTGGTTTTATATGCTCCTTCAATGAACCAACAGAATTTATTGCCAAAATTCTATCAACACCGAGCTCCTTTAATGCATATATGTTAGCTCTATAATTTATCCTGTGTGGTGGGGTGTTATGTTTTAATCCATGCCTAAAAAGTAAAACTATATCATTTTCATTATCTATTAAAACCTTCGATTTTCCGTATTTTGTGTTTATTATTTTCTCTTCACCTTTATTTAGTATGGATGATACCCCAGTTCCTCCGATTATCCCTATCAAAATATCACCTTTTATTTATTTACTTTAAGAGTTGTAAAAAATATATTTTATAACTTATTATAATACTAATTATAACTTTATACTAAAAAATATTACTATAAAAAATTTATATATTGTAATTTACATTTTCTTTAAAACATTAATTAGAATGACATATGATAAAAAAACTACATTAAAAAAAGTAAAAATAGATAAGAAAATCTTTTATTTTTTATTTTAAACTATTATTAAGTTTTTAAATTTTATATATTACCCCAAATGAAAAAAATTAAACTTAAAAGATAAAAAATATATAAAAAATATTATAAAAAGCAGAAAATAAAAAATTTAAGTTATGATGGTTTATTTAATACGCTAAATAGATTAAAAGAAGAAATATATTAAAGTATAAAGATTTAATATTGGTATATATAATTTAATAACTTTAAGGTATAATAGTTTATAAAATATGTTTTCCCATATAAAAATGAAACTCTAAAATTTAATAAATTATATTATGCTTTTAATTTTTAAAAAATTTTTAATATAGTGTTTTATAAATAACTACATAAAATTGGTGATGGTTAAATGTTAAATAAATTATTTGGTCGTGTAATGTCTGGAAAAGGCGAAGGAAGATATTACATGTCATTATTGCCATACAAAGAAAAATTTAAAGATATCCTTGGATATGAACCTTATGAAGGCACATTAAATATTAAGCTAAATAAGGCAATTGACTTAAATCGTTTTAATCCGTTGGAAATTGACGATTTTCGTTATGAAAATAATAAATACTATGGAGTTAAATTAATACCTGTGAAAATATGCACAAAAGATTTTTGTGTAAAAGGTGCTATTGTATATCCAAAAAAAACCGAACATTCAAATAATATAATAGAAATAATAGCGCCCATTAAATTGAGAAAGTATTTATTTTTAAAAAATAATGATATTGTTATGATTATATTAAACGGTGAAAAAAAATGAAGAACGACATAGAAAAAGCTATTA from Methanothermococcus okinawensis IH1 encodes:
- a CDS encoding selenouridine synthase SelU-like subunit codes for the protein MIIFGLLGKTGCGKTEILQKLKQYHPVVDIEECGNTRGSVLGDLYHLKQHSQEKFEKLLKKQHKKAEKKGYCIVEFEGRKIGGTEKLSVPEPYSDLKNYNYNILIECPYECQIQRLLTYYVPKNSEEKEILISKFKMLKTIFKKPERVKIIGDIIKLIEEDDYYNAAILIEEKLYRESYMRSIKKVKPDLVVYNEDLDKSVEIINDFINKKLKENNIIK
- a CDS encoding L-threonylcarbamoyladenylate synthase; translation: MKILKLNELNELKENNMENEKTKKEIEKIKKMILEGKIIICGTDTLYGLCANVLDENAVKKVYKLKKRDLNKPISIFLKDKEDIEKYAYVNEISKKIIDKFLPGALTIILKKKDTIPNIVSKDYIGIRIPDSEIIRELSIVPLTATSANLSGEKPPTSVKEISDELRKNVDLIIDTGVCKYKTPSTIIKILNDNIELIREGAIPFDKIKKLGNVIFLFICPITFKSTNQSFYFKTH
- a CDS encoding MTAP family purine nucleoside phosphorylase; protein product: MIGIIGGTGVSSILNKGEEKIINTKYGKSKVLIDNENDIVLLFRHGLKHNTPPHRINYRANIYALKELGVDRILAINSVGSLKEHIKPGTFFVPNDFIEFTKMRECTFYDGEDGVVVHIDVSEPYCPEMTYILKDVLNKRSYEYSEGVYVCTEGPRFETKAEINFYKTVGDVVGMTGYPEVILARELGMCYASLCSVSNYCTGISKHKLTVSEVFDTIKEMEEKILKIVEDIMHCNYEKTCACSDALKDAVIK
- the ribK gene encoding CTP-dependent riboflavin kinase, with protein sequence MLNKLFGRVMSGKGEGRYYMSLLPYKEKFKDILGYEPYEGTLNIKLNKAIDLNRFNPLEIDDFRYENNKYYGVKLIPVKICTKDFCVKGAIVYPKKTEHSNNIIEIIAPIKLRKYLFLKNNDIVMIILNGEKK
- a CDS encoding selenouridine synthase SelU-like subunit; amino-acid sequence: MDEEILSRLLTFKNNVILAIRLKDGKKMITDGKKILAGKISGELASFILNYSKDIEAPTVVEHEDELLYFEPIDIKKYLNSIGKELIDELITISELEEMDKDNIIIVDARAPREYAQQTIPNAINIPLFLDDEHELIGKTYKKEGKDKAIKLASDIIGEGIKRITKTAVNLDRNKTIVVFCARGGMRSQAIATILKLMGFKVKRLIGGFKSYRANK